One Ranitomeya variabilis isolate aRanVar5 chromosome 4, aRanVar5.hap1, whole genome shotgun sequence genomic window, GTTACCATGATAATTGGATTACTCTATCTGACCactgaatttaaccccttcatgacccagcctattttggccttaatgaccttgccattttttgcaattctgaccagtgtccctttatgaggtaataactcaggaacgcttcaacggatccttgcggttctgagattattttttcgtgacatattgggcttcatgttagtggtaaatttaggtcgataatttctgagtttatttgtgaaaaaaacggaaatttggcgaaaaatttgaaaattttgcaattttcacattttgaatttttattctgttaaaccagagagttatgtgacacaaaatagttaataaataacatttcccacatgtctactttacatcagcacaattttggaaacaaattttttttttttgctaggaagttataagggttaaaatttgaccagtgatttctcatttttacaacaaaatttacaaaaccattttttttagggaccacctcacatttgaagtcagtttgagggttctatatggctgaaaatacccaaaagtgacaccattctaaaaactgcacccctcaaggtgctcaaaaccacattcaagaagtttattaacccttcaggtgtttcacagcagcagaagcaacatggaggggaaaaattaacatttaactttttagtcacaaaaatgatcttttcgcaacaatttttttattttcccaagggtaaaaggagaaattggaccacgaatgttgttgtccaatttgtcctgagtacgctgatacctcatatgtgggggtaaaccactgtttgggcgcacggcagggctcggaagggaaggagcgccatttgactttttgaatgaaaaattggctccaatctttagcggacaccatgtcgcgtttggagagcccccgtgtgcctaaacattagagctcccccacaagtgaccccattttggaaactagaccccccaaggaacttatctagaagcatagtgagcactttaaacccccaggtgcttcacaaattaatccgtaaaaatgaaaaagtactttttttttcacacaaaatttcttttagccttaattttttcattttcacatgggcaacaggataaaatggatcctaaaattggttgggcaatttctcctgagtacgccaatacctcatatgtgggggtaaactactgtttgggcacatggtaaggctcggaagggaaggagcgccatttgactttttgaatgaaaaattatctccatagttagcggacaccatgtcaggtttggagaggccctgtgtgcctaaacattggagctcctgcacaagtgaccccattttggaaactagaccccccaagaaactaatctagacgcatagtgagcacttaaaacccccaggtgcttcacagaagtttataacgcagagccatgaaaataaaaaaattatttttctttcctcaaaaatgaattttagcccggagttttttattttcccaaggataataggagaaattggaccccaaatgttgttgtccagtttgtcctgagtacgatgataccccatatgtgggggtaaaccactgtttgggcgcacggcagggctcggaagggaaggcacgccatttggctttttgaatggaaaattagctccaatcattagcggacaccatgtcgcgtttggagagcccctgtgtgcctaaacattggagctcccgcacaagtgaccccattttggaaactagacctcccaaggaactaatctagatgtgtggtgagcactttgaacccccaagtgcttcacagaagtttataacgcagagccatgaaaataaaaaattatttttctttcctcaaaaatgattttttaacccacaattttttattttcccaagggtaacaggagaaattggaccccaaaagttgttgtgcagtttctcctgagtacgctgataccccatatgtgggggtaaaccactgtttgggcacatgccggggctcggaagggaagtagtgacgatttggaatgcagactttgatggaatggtctgcgggaatcatgttacgtttgcagagcccctgatgtgcctaaacagtagaaacccccctaagtgaccccatattggaaactagaccccccaaagaacttatctagatgtgtggtgagcacgttcaacccccaagtgcttcacagaagtttacaacgcagagccgtgaaaattaaaaatcatttttctgtcctcaaaaaagatgttttagcaagcaattttttttcacaagggtagcaggagaaattggaccccaatatttgttgcccagtttgttgtgagtatgctggtaccccatatgtgggggtaaaccactgtttgggcgcacgtcagggcttggaagggaagtagtgacatttgaaatgcagactttgatggaatggtctgcgggcgtcacgttgcatttgcagagcccctgatgtgcctaaacagtagaaacaccccataagtgaccccattttggaaactagaccccaaaaggatcttatctagatgtgtggtgagcactttcaacccccaagtgcttcacataagtttataacgtagagccatgaaaataaaaaataattgttctttcctcaaaaattatgttctagcaagtaattttttatttttgcaagggtaacaggagaaattggaccccaacagttgttgcccagtttgtcctgagtacgctggtatcccatatgtgggggtaaaccactgtttgggcgcacgtcggggcttggaagggagggcgcaccatttgactttttgaacgcaagattggctggaatcaatggtggcgccatgttgcgtttggagacccctgatgtgcctaaacagtggaaacccctaaattctaacttcaacactaaccccaacacacccctaaccctaatcccaactgtagccataaccctaatcacaaccctaaccccaacacacccctaaccacaaccctaaccccaacacacccgtaaccctaatcctaaccctaatcccaaccctacccacaactgtaaccccaacacaaccctaaccctatccttaaccctaaccacaagcctaatcttaaccctatttccaaccctagccctaattccaaccctaagggtaccgtctcacataacgatttacgatcacgaccagcgatacgacctggccgtgatcgttggaaagtcgttgtgtggtcgctggggagctgtcacacagaccgctctccagcgaccaacgatgccaaggtcccgggtaaccagggtaaacatcgggttactaagcgcagggccgcgcatagtaacccgatgtttaccgtggttaccagcgtaaaagtaaaaaaaaacaaaacctacatactcacatttcggtgtccttcaggtcccttgccgtctgcttcccgctctgactgagtgccgccgtacagtgagagcagagcgcagcggtgatgtcactgctgtgctgtgctctcactttccggccggcagacagtcagagcgggaagcagacggcaagggacctgaaggacaccgaaacgtgagtatgtacgttttttttttttttacttttacgctggtaaccacggtaaatatcgggttactaagcgtggccctgcgcttagtaacccgatgtttaccctggttacaagcgaacgcatcgctggatcgctgtcacaacgatccagcgatgacagcgggagatccagcgacgaaagaaagttccaaacgatctgctacgacgtacgattctcagcagggtccctgatcgctgctgcgtgtcagacacagcgatatcgtatggatatcgctggaacgtcacggatcgtaccgtcgtagcgatcaaagtgccactgtgagacggtaccctaactctaattccaaccctaaccctaaggctatgtgcccacgttgcggattcgtgtgagatttttccgcacaattttttaaaaatctgcagctaaaaggcactgcgttttacctgcagatttacagcagatttccagtgtttttttgtgcggatttcacctgcggattcctattgaggaacaggtgtaaaacgctgcggaatccgcacaaaaaattgacatgctgcagaaaatacaacgcagcgtttctgcacggaattttccgcaccatgggcacagtggatttggttttccataggggtgtacatggtactgtaaacctgatggaaaactgcaacgaattcgcagcggccaatccgctgcggatccgcagccaaatccgctgcggatccgcggccaatccgctgcggatccgcggccaatccgctgcggatccgcagccaaatccgcacatgccataaccctaaccctacccctacccgtaaccctagttctaaccctaaccctagttctaaccctaaccctagtggaaaacgaaaaaaaaaataaaaaatattttctttattttattattgtccctacctatgggggtgataaagggggggaggggtatttattatttttttttattttgatcgctgtgatagaacctaccacagcgatcaaaatgtacttgtaaggaatctgccggctggcagattcggcgggcgcactgagcatgcgcccgccattttccaagatggcggcgcccagcgaggagacgtacggacaccgggaggatcggtaagtatgaaggggtggtgggggggtggattggagcacagggggggtgatcggaccacagggggggtttattcaaacaaggagggagcgggcaggcggacggaggggaccggaccccataacagagcactgggggggcgatcggtgggtgtggggggggggggacatattaggttttccagccatggccgatgttattgcagcatcggccatggctggattgtaatatttcaccagttttttaggtgaaatattacaaatcgctctgattggcagtttcactttcaacagccaatcagagcgatcgtagccacgggggggtgaagccaccccccctgggctgaagcaccactccccctgtctctgcagatcgggtaaaatgggagttaaccccttcacccgatctgcagggacgcgatccctccatgacgcatatgctgcgtcataggtcgcattggcaccgactttcatgacgcagcgtatgcgtcaaaggtcgtgaaggggttaatttcctgCCATTTATTTTCTGACCATGTCGCTTAAGAGGTTGGTAacgacttggacaaccccttcttaaatttcCTCCTGCACAGCACCATCCTAGCAATGCCGACACTCGCGCAGACCAGCCACAGCTTTCCTGTTTCCTCAGAGCAGATGTCCGCTCTGCCACAATATTGGTGAGCAGGAGCCCTTCAGCCACcacagattggctgcagcactcGCATGACATAATAATGTCACGCCAGCACTGGGAGACTCTGCTCCTGTATCGCTAGAATGGAACTGGTGCTGAGGGGAGTATGAGCTTTTCTCATGTTTTCCCTGGAGGACCCTGGCTTTTCAGAAGGGATTGTCAAAGTTGTGGACAAACCTTTTAAGGATGTCAAATGTGAGTgatcgattttttttattttttttccttttataaagAAGAAAAGTGCTCCTAGTGCAGGTGGACCATAGGTTGTGTTGTGAAACTTGAGCTGTCACACTCGCCTGTTTATCGTTGTGCAAGCCAGGTACAACGCTGATGAAAACACGAGAAGTCTCCATTGTAGGCTGCATCCGGCCGGCCTAGGGTCTAAGGAATGAGAATGTAATCAGAAAAATCAGGGTCTACTGAGCACTGCCAGGGAGACGAGCATCCGAAAGGTAAGTAAAAACGTTATTTGACACACTGCACGGTTCAGAGCCGAAGAGGCTCCTTCATCAGGTGCATGTGAACCGAGTAGTGTGTTAAATGAAGTTGTTACTTGCCTTTTGGATCCTCGTCTCCCTGGCAGAGCCCAGTAGGCCGTGTTTTTTCCCCGATTACAAACTCGCATGTTTttgtattacattttatatattgttTATCCAGCATATATTTCTTACACGTCAAGATCATtagattttattaaatattttcctTCCATTTCAAACCAGAACCAAGAAAATGGTCGAGATCAATTTCCTTTGTGTTCACAAAAAGTTGCGTTCTAAGAGAGTGGCTCCAGTTCTGATCCGTGAGATCACCCGTCGAGTCCACATGGAGGGGATCTTCCAAGCAGTGTACACAGCAGGGGTAGTTCTACCCAAGCCAGTAGGCACATGCAGGTATGTCTAGTAAGGTTTTCTACTTGGCCACTACAATGTTAAGGGGATGATTAACATTAGAGCCCTATCCATAAAACAGATCACCAATATCAGATCGATAGGAGTCCAACTCCGACACCCTTACCAATCAGCTGAGCGATAGCaattgtggtgcccagaactggttcAGCTATGTGTATTGTCTAGAAGTAGTACAGAACCCCTTAGTAAAGTACTATTTAGGGCCCATAACGCCACACCAAGTTTTCGCGTGCCATGGTCCCTGTAATTGGGTAATCCCTCAGGTTCTAGGAGTCAGACCTtcatcaatctgatattgatgacctattcttctgATGGTTCTCAAGCATTAATGTTCCAACATGCCAAAACTTAATCTGTATTCTGCCTTGTGATGGGCCTAAGGTAGCATATAATGATGTTTCAGTGCCTGTTTTATGCACCACCCTCGGGGTCTTCACTAGCCTTCACATTTAATGGAAATGGGCATCACTTTTGGGCGATGAGGATGAATTGGAAAGAACTAGAGGCTGTTTTTGTCAAGTTGCTTGTCTATTGCATACAATGGGAGAACCAATTAGCCATGTTTCTCCCATGAAATTGCATGAATGGATTCACAAACCTCTTCATGTGTTGAACTTGTGATATGATTTCCCCATGCATTCTGCAGACCAACGGAAGGAAGAGGACATGGCTGTCTCTAAAGGGTTGCTTTGCTATAAGGAGTACACGGCAGCTTGTAAAGGGTTAACTGGAGTCTCGCTACGTACTGTAGAGAGCCAGCAGCAGTCAAGTATAGAGAAGCCTGTTAGACTTGTCTATACTGCTGCTTCTAAGCACCACCTCATTTCGCTCTATAATGTATAGGTGTTTGCATACTGCAGTGTCCCTGACTACCATAAAAATGGTCTCGCTCAGCTGTCAAAATAGTGAGACCGTGGAGAGCTTCGACTTCTTCTTCAGTCTTTTTGTTAAAAGGCCAGAGCTTTAATCACTAAATTAATGGGGAAGTGTTTTGATTTCCCTAATTacatttggtgctttttttttttaatgagggtTTTCCAGGAGATGATGGGTCTTGTTTAATGGGTCTCTGTTCTCTGATCTTCAGGTACTGGCATAGATCGCTAAATCCTCGGAAACTGATAGAGGTCAAATTCTCTCACCTGAGCCGTAACATGACCATGCAGAGGACTATGAAGTTATATCGGCTGCCTGAGGTAAGCAGTGTCTGTCTGAAGAGATCAGGGTAATCACTATACGCACATGACATCCCACAAATCTTCTTATATCCAATATATAGTACTCCACTATTAATATGAGCTGCTCATCAGAGAAAATGGGCTACACCCAAATATTCCTGTGTGTCATGAGATTATGTGAAGCCTTTGGGAGGCCTTAGTACATTGGTTTGCCCATAGTCAATTTTGTGTTCTAAATGTTGTTTGTTCAAAGGCTCCTAAAACGGCCGGTCTGAAGCCTATGGAAATCCATCATATCCCAGCCGTTCACAAGCTTCTAACCAGATACCTATCCCAGTTCAATCTGGCTCCAGTTATGGATGAAGAGGAGGTTCGGCACTGGCTGCTTCCACAGGAGAACATCATAGACACCTTCATTGTGGAGGTAAAGTGGACATACTGCACCCATCTCCTGACTGGGTGGGATGCTCACCATCTAATGACCAATGTGATTTCTATCTGTAGACACCAGAAGGAGACATCACTGACATCCTGAGCTTCTACACATTGCCCTCAACCATCATGAATCATCCTACACACAAGAGCCTGAAAGCTGCATACTCCTTCTACAACGTCCACACCAAGGCGCCTCTAGTTGATCTAATGAATGATGCTCTCATATTGGCGAAGTCTGTGAGTTATGGCGGTGTGAAAATCATGCGGGCTTAGGAGGAGGGGAGTCTGTAGTGACCTCTCTAAGCAGAACGTAATGCAGTTCTCATCTCTACTTATTTGCAGAAAGGATTTGATGTTTTCAACGCCCTGGATCTTATGGAGAACAAAACTTTCCTTGAGAAACTGAAATTTGGGATTGGAGATGGGAACCTTCAGTATTACCTGTATAATTGGAAGTGTCCCAGCATGGGCCCTGAGAAGGTACGGTAATATTAACCACAGTGTGTGCACACTATGGGATGTTTGACCTTGTGAAGCCTTTTCAGCAAGGAAGTTATGATTGAACTTTTTCTGTCTTTCATTCTTAGGTCGGTCTGGTTTTACAGTAATTGCTCTCATCCCTTACATCTGAAGGGAACAGGGTGTATACTGGGCCGCCAGCTGCTCATCATGCCAGAGGTTGGACACCCGAGAGAGCAGCCCCAAGAAGGAGCGCAGGATTTGTGGGCGCTGCTCTTGAGCACATCATGCTGATGTAACGTGGGAGGGAGGCTTCGGGTTCATGGAAGTGCTGTGCAGGCAGCTTCCTCTAGCCTGGCTTTGACTTAAGGATATTTCAGGGTTTTCTCTTCTCCCTTCCCATGGCTGTGAATATACAATTGCGACCACTCTTCCCTTTCTGCTGCCATTCGGATTGAATCGGAGTTGTGGCTAAATATtaaagtatatattatatatatctgtTACTTGATGCTTcctttttttgttgtggttttctTAAGGTTAAAAGTACTGTAATCGCTCACATCTGGGGAGAATGGTCCGATTTTTACTTAAACGGAGACGGATATGTAAATGTGGTGTAAAGCCggattcacacatctgtttttgtCTACGAGTCTTTGGATTTGGGCAAAGAGACCCATGCTGGTCCGCATTCAAACCACGATGGGGTGTGTGCAAAAGTTGATGTTTTATcatggtttttttttctgctcagatatgtcacaaaacctgaagaatTTCTTAGTACCAGCTAAGTGATGGTCTCATGCACGcgttgcttatttttttccttgcagatttaaatctgcagcactAGTCTTTCGCAGCAGATCtactaaaagaagtgacatgctccttttttgaatctgctgcattttccgtgcagatttttccacaccattcgcacagcattttctttttttcttgacattaatttacattgtactgtaaatcacttgcgtatctgcagcgtttctgtgcagaaaaaaattgctgcagatccgcaggaaatctgcagcgtgtgcacataccctttcagtgtttttcctgcagatttcccCATACTAATACATgggaaaaatgcatgcaaaaaaagtGTCAAAACAATTTTatactgcgtttttcctgccaacacatcatttgcagcagttttttttttttttttctgcatgtgcacACACTTTTAGGCTGCGTTCACATGCTCATGTACTCAAGCGGTTCTCCTGAACTCAACAACCTCGTGGCCAAATATGTCAAGGGTTAACCAGTCTTCCAGGGCGTGCTGGGAGTTGTGGTTTCACAACAGCTGCATGTTCCAGACGCTACAAATCCCCATCATTTACTCAGTGACAAGTGATCAGCTACACATTAATATTTATTAGACGGTAGCACTGATCATGGAATACATACTGCTCATCATGGGAGTGCGGTGTACATAGCTCCAAAGAGTAACAAATGCAGTAAAGTATTTGTGATATTTTTTTGCTCTAAATGCTAACTAGCGCCCCCTTCTGCCTAATGGAAGGCACAAAAATGACATAATAATGGAGATGTTTAGCAGTTAAAGTAAGAGAATGTGTTACCGCTCACCACTCGCACTCCTCTGTGGATAAAAAATGTATACTGTGGAAATATTTCTTAAAATATGAGAACATGCACAATATGTGCAAATATAATGGCCAGTTCTCATACCAGGACTCCAGCATGTTGCAGTTCTTGAAATGTTTGTCGGTATAAAACATGGAGAAATTTCCATAGTCACGTGACTTATCGAAAATGCTATATGATCTCACTCCTGCATACACTGTGTATTCCCCATGTACATAGGCTGCCTCTTATGGCCCCTGGTTAGAGAATCTTGTACCCTGCATCCATTCTATTTATTGGAGGTATCGCTGGTGTAGGAATGTCTTGGGATCCCACTAGGGTGAAGGCACAGGGTCTGCACCAAACACGGGCTGCAGATAGTAAATATGGCACCTGATTTCTTTAAGAAGCTGAAAACAGAACAGCAACCACTAATAGCGATATTAGGAGGGTCCAAACTCAATCCCCCGCCCAGGTTTAATTGGAGATGGTCCATTGTCCAGCTGCTCAGGGGTCTTCTATGTGTACATGTATGAAGAGGGTAGCTGGGGATAGGGAGGCTCCATCTTTGGAAAATAGGTGAACATGACGGTAACCTGTGATTGAGAGGAAAGAAAAAATCATGAATCTTTTATTAGCATGCTGGACTGTTACATATAACGCTGTCACTTATGATTATCATCATAAAATATCCATCCTTTGACCCATGGTAGTATGTGTGGCTTTTTTAATATAGATAAAAAACATGATGTACTGCCACCAGTAGAGGGAGCGAGCGAGCTTCCTACCCCATTGTACGCAGTAATATCACTATGCAATGGGCTTGTAAGTGCCCTCTAGTGGCAGCTATAAAATTGAAAAAGGAATGTCAGCAGAATTTTGCCCCCAAACTATTTGAGCATGTagatctttcaaagacaagtccagcaatacctttacagggCCAGTCcgatcctctgttactgagaaatcagtgtttaataaatatgcaaatgaaGCTGAAGAGTTATGGTAGATCTAAAagatgtcactccagctctatttccggcacttgcctcctgcttgactgatggctcctttgcgTGAAGTCACATAGCACAGAGGCTGTCAGTCATGCAGGTTGAGGCGGCTCTGGGAGGGGAATAGAcctggagtgacagaagcttcagatctaccatagctcttcagcctcatttgcatattcaaacgctgatttctcgaTAATGGAGGAAAGGACTGATC contains:
- the NMT1 gene encoding glycylpeptide N-tetradecanoyltransferase 1 isoform X3 — encoded protein: MEEASKRSYQFWDTQPVPKLGDVVNSHGPIEPDKDHIRQEPYSLPHGFTWDALDLGDRAVLKELYTLLNENYVEDDDNMFRFDYSPEFLLWALRPPGWLPQWHCGVRVISSKKLVGFISAIPATMKIYDLTKKMVEINFLCVHKKLRSKRVAPVLIREITRRVHMEGIFQAVYTAGVVLPKPVGTCRYWHRSLNPRKLIEVKFSHLSRNMTMQRTMKLYRLPEAPKTAGLKPMEIHHIPAVHKLLTRYLSQFNLAPVMDEEEVRHWLLPQENIIDTFIVETPEGDITDILSFYTLPSTIMNHPTHKSLKAAYSFYNVHTKAPLVDLMNDALILAKSKGFDVFNALDLMENKTFLEKLKFGIGDGNLQYYLYNWKCPSMGPEKVGLVLQ
- the NMT1 gene encoding glycylpeptide N-tetradecanoyltransferase 1 isoform X2: MADQSETAAGDGLGDDENGHGHCSDCENEEKHSFHRGEGDDTGVKKKKKQKRKKDKGGDKLDADAPIQEIQKAIELFSVGQGPAKTMEEASKRSYQFWDTQPVPKLGDVVNSHGPIEPDKDHIRQEPYSLPHGFTWDALDLGDRAVLKELYTLLNENYVEDDDNMFRFDYSPEFLLWALRPPGWLPQWHCGVRVISSKKLVGFISAIPATMKIYDLTKKMVEINFLCVHKKLRSKRVAPVLIREITRRVHMEGIFQAVYTAGVVLPKPVGTCRYWHRSLNPRKLIEVKFSHLSRNMTMQRTMKLYRLPEAPKTAGLKPMEIHHIPAVHKLLTRYLSQFNLAPVMDEEEVRHWLLPQENIIDTFIVETPEGDITDILSFYTLPSTIMNHPTHKSLKAAYSFYNVHTKAPLVDLMNDALILAKSKGFDVFNALDLMENKTFLEKLKFGIGDGNLQYYLYNWKCPSMGPEKVGLVLQ
- the NMT1 gene encoding glycylpeptide N-tetradecanoyltransferase 1 isoform X1, translated to MADQSETAAGDGLGDDENGHGHCSDCENEEKHSFHRGEGDDTGVKKKKKQKRKKDKGGDKLDADAPVTTLPAEKIQEIQKAIELFSVGQGPAKTMEEASKRSYQFWDTQPVPKLGDVVNSHGPIEPDKDHIRQEPYSLPHGFTWDALDLGDRAVLKELYTLLNENYVEDDDNMFRFDYSPEFLLWALRPPGWLPQWHCGVRVISSKKLVGFISAIPATMKIYDLTKKMVEINFLCVHKKLRSKRVAPVLIREITRRVHMEGIFQAVYTAGVVLPKPVGTCRYWHRSLNPRKLIEVKFSHLSRNMTMQRTMKLYRLPEAPKTAGLKPMEIHHIPAVHKLLTRYLSQFNLAPVMDEEEVRHWLLPQENIIDTFIVETPEGDITDILSFYTLPSTIMNHPTHKSLKAAYSFYNVHTKAPLVDLMNDALILAKSKGFDVFNALDLMENKTFLEKLKFGIGDGNLQYYLYNWKCPSMGPEKVGLVLQ